One region of Quercus lobata isolate SW786 chromosome 2, ValleyOak3.0 Primary Assembly, whole genome shotgun sequence genomic DNA includes:
- the LOC115972582 gene encoding E3 ubiquitin-protein ligase SIRP1-like, producing the protein MALVTTNMFHSGIRAGVLSFLELVQDMLHPDQPSSSKTKKKASTKAAIESMPRVTITAKEDCSICLEEFKVGGEAREMPCNHKFHSGCIENWLWVHKSCPLCRFLIPLEEL; encoded by the coding sequence ATGGCTTTGGTGACTACAAACATGTTCCATTCCGGAATAAGAGCCGGAGTTCTCTCTTTCCTCGAGCTAGTCCAAGACATGCTCCACCCTGATCAACCCTCCTCGtcgaagacgaagaagaagGCTTCGACCAAGGCCGCGATCGAGTCAATGCCGAGAGTGACAATTACGGCGAAGGAGGACTGCTCAATTTGCTTGGAAGAGTTCAAGGTTGGAGGCGAGGCTAGAGAGATGCCGTGTAATCACAAGTTTCATTCGGGTTGTATCGAGAACTGGCTTTGGGTTCACAAGTCGTGTCCACTTTGCCGATTCCTTATTCCATTAGAGGAATTATAG